The Dehalococcoidia bacterium genomic interval CGGGCGAGGGCCGCCATGGCCCGTTCGTCGCAGCGCAGCTCCACGCCTGCCACCGCATAGCGCTCCGCGAGTCGCGGCAGGTACTCGGCCGCCACTTCCCGGTGGACGAGGAGGGTGTCCATGGCGTTGCAGATCGACCAGTTGCGGGTCTTGGCGTTCACAGCCACGTCTAGCGCCTTCTGCAGGTCCGCCGCGCGGTCCACGTATGTATGGCAGACGCCAACGCCACCCGTGAGGACGGGCATGCTCGCGTTCTCGGCAACATAACGGATGAGCTCTTCGCCGCCGCGCGGGACCACCAGGTCGATGTAGCGCCGTAGCGCCAGGAGCTCGCCGACCAGGGCGCGCTCGGTGCTTTCGATGAACTGCAGCGCGCCCTCGGGGACGCCGGCGGCCGTCTCCGCCTCGACGGCGATGCGCGACAGCACGGTGTTCGAGCGGATCGCCTCGGACCCGCCGCGCAGGATGCAGGCGTTCCCCGACTTCAGGCACAGGCTGGCGATATCGATCGTGACGTTTGGCCGGCTCTCGTAGATCGCGGCAATGACGCCTAGGGGGACTCGCCGCCGGCTCACCTGCAGGCCGTTCGGCAGCGTGCGCCCGTCGATGATCTCGCCGACGGGGTCGGGCAAGGCCGCTACCGTGCGCACGTCCGCGGCGATGCTCGCGATCTTCTCGGGCGTGAGCTTGAGGCGGTTGAGGGGCGCATCGGCCAGGCCGGCGTCGCGGGCGCGCTCTATGTCCTGCGCGTTCGCTGCCAGTATCTCGTCCTGCCGGGCGACCAGCGCCTCCGCGATCCCGAGCAGGGCGCGGTTCTTGACATCCGTCGAGAGCCCCGCGAGCTTTCGCGCCGCCTTCTTCGCCGCTTCCGCCTGGTCCAGGAGCTTGCTCATCTCGGTAGGCCTGACGGACCGAATGGGCGCGCGGGCGCGAAGCGGTGTTCGACGGGGCCAACCCTGAATCTCGGAGTCTCGACGGCAGCGACTCCCGGGACAGGCATCGGGACGTGCGCCCCCGTGTCGGCGAGGAAGCCGACATCCAGCGCGGGGTCTTCACTTGTCCCGATGCGGAAGGTTACGAGCACGAATCCCACCTTCGACCTGGCCTACACCAACACCAGATTATCGCGGTGCACCAGTTCTGTCCCGTAATCGTGTCCAAGGACTTCGGCGATCTTCGAGGACTTGAGGCCGCGGATGGCCTCGGCATCGCGTGAGTCGTAGTTCGTGATGCCGCAGGCCACCTGGCGGCCGTCCGCGGTCAGGATCTGTACGGTGTCGCCGCGGGCGAACTCGCCGCAGACCTCGCGCACTCCCGCCGGCAGGAGGCTCGTGTTCCGTTCGCGTAGGGCCTGGGCGGCGCCTTCGTCTACCACCAGGCTCCCGCGCACGGCGAGGCCGGAAAGGATCCACCGCTTGCGGCTCTCGAGGCGGTCGCTCGTGGCCGGGAAAAACGTCCCGATGTGCTCGCCGTGCGCCAGGCGCAGCAGGACGTCAGGTTCGTTACCGCTGGCCAGCACAACGTCGGCGCCTCCTGCCGTCGCGAGACGAGCGGCCTTGAGTTTTGTCACCATGCCGCCGGTCCCTCCGCCCTCGCTGCCGCCGGCATAGCCCTCGATGGTCTCGTCAATCCGGTCGACGCGCCCCACCAACGTCGCGCGGTCGTCCAGCTTCGGGTCCGCGGTGTACAGGCCCTCCCTCGTCATCAGAATGGCCAGGAGGTCGGCGTCGATCAGGTTCGCGGTGAGGGCAGCGAGCGTGTCGTTTTCGCCGATCCGGCTCTCCTCCAGCTCTTCGACCGCGACCACGTCGTTCTCGTTCACGATGGGCACGACTTTGTAGTGCAGCAACGCCAGCAGGGTGTTACGCGCGTTCAGGTAGCTCACTCGGTCTGAGAGGTCACGACGCGTGAGTAACGTCTGGGCCGTGACTATTCCCTGTTTGGCGAAGAGGTGGTCGTACGCCTGCATGAGCTGGCTCTGGCCGACGGCGGCCAGCACCTGGCGGAAAGGGATGTCCCTGTGTGCCCGCTTGGCCCCGAGGCGGGAGCGCCCGGCCGCGACCGCGCCGGAGGTGACGACCACCACGCCGGCGCCCTCCTCGTGGAGGCGCGCGACCTGTGTGACCAGCGACTCCAGGCGCGCCAGGTCCAGCCGTTCCGTCCCGCCGGTGATCAGGTTTGTCCCGAGTTTGACGACGATGCGCCGGTAGCGCCGCGTGGAGCCCTTCATTTCAAGTGATTATAGAGTCGGGCGTATTACGAGGCCCGGCGGCGGCCAATGCGCGGCACTTCTCCCTCGCGGCCGCGCGACTCTGGCGATTGCATTGGTCCGAGGAAGCGGCCGTCCGCAGGCTCTGTCTGGATCGTGACGCAGGCGTCGGGCCAGCGCGCACAGATCTCGGCCTCTATGCTGTCGGCTATCGCGTGCGCTTCGGCGACTGTCATGTTCGCCGGCTGGATTATGTGGACGTCGATGTACGGGCGCTGCCCGGACCGGCGCGTCCGCAGCCGGTGATAACCAGCGATCCTGTCGCTGTGCCGCATGATCGCGTCTTCAACGAAGCGGACGTCTTCCTCGGCCAGGCTCACGTCCATCACGTCGTGCAGGGACTCCCAGAGGATGTGACCTGCGGTCCAGAACAGGTACAGGGCCAGGCCAAGGGCCGTCAGCGGGTCGAACAGCACTTCTCCGGTGAGCCGCACCAGGCCGAGCCCGGCAAGGATGGCCGCCGCCTGTACGACGTTCGTCCACAGGTGACGGGCGTCGCTCTCGATGGCGGGCGAACCCGTCACCCTGGCCGCGTACGACACGTAGCGCACCACGACGAGGTTTACCAGCGCCGTTATCACCATCGCGCCGACGCCCAGGTCGACGCCGATGCTAGCCGGAGGGTCCGCGATGCGCGTGATCGCCCTGTACGTGATGTACACGCCCCCGAGCCCGATCAGGAGCGACTGGATCATCGCCGCCAGCGTCTCGGCGCGGCCATGGCCATAGGGATGCGAGAGGTCGGGCGGCCGCATCGCGAAGCGCACGCTCAGGAAGGCAATCGCCGAGGCGATCACGTCCTGGGCGCTGTCGATGCCGTCGGACAGTACTGCCACCGAACCGGTGATGATGCCTGCGGCCAGCTTGAGCGCCATCAGGCCGCTGTTGGCCAGGAAGGAGACTACTGCCGCGCGGCTGGCAAGGTCTGACGGGACCGGGAGACGGAGGCGAGACATCATGACGCGGGCGCCCCTTCCTCCACCGAGAGACTGCCAGCCGCCTCACCAGCGTCCTCATCTTCATCCGAGCCCAGCCGGCTGCGAAGTCCCCGCCCCGGAAGCCGCCGCGCGACGAGCGCGAGGGCGATAAGGCCCACGATGACCCCGAACCAGAGCGTCCCGAAACGGATGATCAGAGTGCCCACCGCGGCGCCGGCCTCGGTCATGTCCAGGAGGCGCACGGACAGCCCGGTAATGCCCGCCTCCGCGACCCCCAGGCCGCCCGGCGTCAGGAGCAGGGCGCTGGCAAGCGTCGCTGCTGGCATGATGAAAGAAGCCTTCAGAAGCACGCTCAGGCTCGTCTCCAGCCCCAGGCCCTGGAGGACCAGAAAGAAGCCCAGCACCTCGAAGCCCCATGAGACTACGCTAAGCAGCGTCATGGACACGAGCGGCCAGGGGGCAAGGAGGGCGTAACTGCTGTCGTAGAACTGCTCCGCCTGCCGCGCAAACCGGCCGATAAGCGGCAGCGCCTCCAGGCGCTGAAGGAACCAGTGAGCCAGCGGCTGATTGCGGGCGACCAGCACGAGAGCGCCACAGCCCAGGATCACGATCAGGAACACGGGCCACGAGTCGCCGAAGACCAGCAGTCCCGCCGAGCCAAGCACGACGAGGGCGAGCATGTCCGTCAGACGCTCAGCCATGACGATGGGGGCGCTGCGGCTGAAGGGGGTACCGTGGAGCTCCCGCAGCAGGTAGCACTTCAGCCACTCGCCGACCTTACCGGGCGTCACGACCATCCCCAGGCCGGAGAGGTAGGTCAGCGCGCTCTCCTGTCGCGAGAAGCCGGATATCCCGATCGTGCGCAGGTAGTACTGCCACTTCAGGAAGCGCAAGGCATAGTTCGCGCTCGTCAGGGCAAGCACGGCGGGAAGGTACTCCCAGCGGAATTCGCCGAAGGACTCCATGACCGCGCTGAAGTCCGCGTAAGCGCTTAGCCCGACGAATACCAGCGCGCCGAGTATCAGGGACAGCAGCAGCCGCCCGCGCAGCTTATCGAAGGTCACGCATCGATTTTACGTCGCGCGGGCCGCTAGTCCGTGTGCCGGATGGCCTCCGCCCCTCAATCCTCCGTGTACTCAATCCTCCGTGTAATAGATGCAGCCGAAGACGTCGTAGAGAGTGTCCCAGGGCAGCGAGTTCAAGGCGCCGGCGTACACGTTCACCGGCTGCTGTGGCCCCGCGGAGAAGTAGTGGCCGGCGGGGAGGAATGTGTTCACCACGAGGTCGTTCGGACTCGTGGGCTCCGTGTAGACATCCCGCTGGGAGTAGAAGAGGAAGTCGCGCTTCAGCTGGACCCAGTTGCGATAGCGTGATGGCCGCGCCTGGTTGTATGTGACCGCCACGTACAGTTCCACGCAGCCCTTGCTGTGGTCATCGATGCTGCAGGTCAGCAGCCCCAGGGTAGCCCCGACGATCTTCACGTCGCGCTCCGGCCGGAAGGTGGCCAGGCGATAAGCGACCTCGGTGTTCTTCCCCCGGGCCGCTTTCAAGTTGCGCATGGTGTGGAAGTGAAACCGCTGGACCTCCGGCATCGTGAACTCCTTGCGGGCTCTGATTTTCTGATTATCGAGAATCCATCCAGCCGAAGACCATCGCCGCCACCGGCCTTCGGGCGGCGGCTGTCGGACCCTTCGGGCTGTCTCCAGGTACGCCGTCGCGAAGATGACATAAACACGCCGGGGCCGCTGCCAGGCACCGAGGGCCATTGTCCCCAGGCGCTCAAGGCCGGCCTTTATCCGGGGCCGAGCGGCGGTTTCGACGTGTCGATCCAGAGATGCAGGTTCGCTTCCGTGATCGCCGACCCCGCTGGCCAGCCGTGATACGCGCCCAGGTTCGCCAGCGCGGGCCAGGTCAGCGTGAAGCCGAGAGCCGCGTACGGCACGTTCGGGATCACATAAGCGAGCTTGGCCATGAGGCGGGCAAAGTCCTGCGCCAGTTCCTGCTGGCGCCTGAGTTCGAACTCCCGCCGGAGCGTAACGAGGGCGGCATTCACCTGCGGGTCGCCCGCCTCCGGGTTTCGCCCATCCGGCGTCATGCCCTCGAAGTGCGCCCCGTCCCTGTGCATCTGGGCGAAGAGCTGGTGCGCGGCGTGCGGATAAGACGCCGCTGCCCTGTAAGCGATACCGCTGAATCCCTTGCCCGCGCGGCCGCCGTTACGCCCCGCGGCGTAGGCGTAGTGGTAGTTCGGGAGCCAGTCGCTTGCGTAGTCGTGGGCTTCCAGTCGCACCCGGATCCCGCCGGCAGCGAGCATGCCCGACACCAACTCGGCGGTCCGGGCGTAGCTGGCGCCGTACTGCAGCCCGCCACTGTAGTGCAAGACCGAATCAAGGCCGTTCTCGAAGCCCGCGGCCGCGATTAGCTTTTTGGCTTCGTCCGGGCTGAACCTGTAGTACTGGCCATTGGGCCCGAACGTGTCCGAACGCGGGTCGAGCCAGTATCCCTCCCATCCCGCGCCGACTGCCGTGTGATAGCGCACGTCGAAGGGGAGACCTTCGGCCCAGAAGTGGCCTCGCCGTGTCTGGACGTCGATCATCGTCTCCCGGTCCAGCAGCATGGACACGGCCTGCCGCAGACGCTCGTCCTTCCAGGGGCTGTTGTCGGCGTAGCCGAAGGCCAGCGAGGAGGGGTTCGTCGCGTAGTGCTCGGCCTTGCGCAGGAGGAGCGCTGGCAGCTCTTTCTTCACGCTGACGATGTCTCCCTGGCTGGCGACGTGCGTCCAGATGTTTCCGGCCTTGAACTGCGCCAGCCGCGCAGCGTAGCCCCCGAAGATCGGCAGTTCGATCGAGTCGATGAACGGGCGGCCCTTCACGTGGTAGTCCGGGTTGCGTACCCAGGAGCGGAAGGTTGCGGCGCGGTTTTCGCCCAATCTGTAAGGGCCGTATCCTCTCAGCTCGTATCGCGGGTCGAAGCCTGCGTCGGCCTCCCTGGGGAGCACGTAGAACAGCCGGTCCGAGGCAAAGAGGGCCGTTATCCCGGCGTCCGGTTGCTTCAGCTTCACAACCACGGTGCGCGAGTCCGGGCTGGTCAGGCTCTCCACGGGCGCCGCCGGTGCCGCCGCGGCGTCGTAGGCGATGTCGCCCCGATAGGGGCTGAGCTTGAGGAACCGGTTCCAACTCGCGACCACGTCCTGGGCGTCGATCACGCGGCCGTTTACCGGTGGCTTCAGGTCCCATCGCAGTCCCTGTCGCAGCCTGAACGTGAGCTGCAGCTTGTCCGCGCTGAACTCGAAGCTCTCCGCCAGGTCGCCTTCGACATCTCCCCGCGCGAGATCCGGATGTCTGGCGGTGGCGAACTTCAGGAGGCGCGGATAGGTGTAAGCGGCGACCTGGGTGTGGACTGCCGTCGACTGCGCCGAATGCGGGTCGAAGCTGGGCACATCGGCAAGAGCGGCGCTCTTGAGCGCCCCTCCCGGTCGCGCCCTGGCGGTACTGTCTTCGGGCAGCGAAAGGAGGCCGGGCACCGGTGACGGCGTCGCCGCTCCCGGCGGCGGCCCGCAGGCAGCCGTTATCGCCGCGGCCAGGGTGCCTGCCGACGAAGCCGCGAGCATGCGGCGCCGACTCATACGCGCCGAGAGAGCGCGCCGCCAGTACCCTTTGCTGCCGGCCAAGGGGACTTGCCTCCGACTGTTATGCAGCCGCAACCCTATTGGATTGAAGCTGCTCCGTCAATGAAACGTTTGGCGGTCGCAGGCCACTTCGGGCTTCCTGGTGCTGCTCCGAGTCCGTCCCCGCCGGCCTGCCTCCCGTCGTAATACAATCCATTGCCGGAGGATGGGGTTATGCCACCGATTAGAGTCCTCGTATCCGGGTCGGGGCACATGGGGCGCGAGGTGCTGCAGGCCGTAGCGGCGGCCGAAGACCTCGAACCCGTCGGGGTGCTCGAGAAGTTCTCGAAGGAGGAGTTCCACTCCCTGCCTGGCGGCTCCGACCTCATACCTATGGGACACGAACCGGAGCCTTTGATCGGCCGCTGCCGGCCGGACGTAGTGATCGACTTCACGAACGCCGAGTGGACGCCGCGGGTAGCGAAAGCCGCCCTGGCCGCTGGCGCTCGACTCGTCATCGGGACCACGGGCCTCAGCGAGGCGTTTCTGCGGGAGTTGGAGCGCGAGTGCCGCGCGCGGAAGCTGGGCGCCTTCGTCGCACCCAACTTCGCCATCGGCGCTGTGTTGATGATGCACATGGCGGCCATCGCCTCCCGCTACTTCGACTGGGCCGAGATCACCGAGATGCACCAGGAGCGCAAGGTGGACGCGCCGTCCGGCACGGCTGTGACGACCGCGCGGATGATGGCTCAGGCCAGGGGCAAGTCATTCCAGCACAACGAGCCCGAGAAGCAGACACTGCCAGGGAGCCGTGGGGCAACCTATGAGGGCATCGCCATCCACAGCGTGCGCTTGCCCGGCCTCGTGGCCCATCAGGAGGTTGTCTTTGGCGGGCTCGGGCAGACCCTCACCATCCGCCATGACTCGACCGGCCGCGAATCCTTCATCCCCGGCGTCCTTCTGGCGACGCGAGAGGTGATGAAGCGCCAGGAGC includes:
- the proB gene encoding glutamate 5-kinase, with the protein product MKGSTRRYRRIVVKLGTNLITGGTERLDLARLESLVTQVARLHEEGAGVVVVTSGAVAAGRSRLGAKRAHRDIPFRQVLAAVGQSQLMQAYDHLFAKQGIVTAQTLLTRRDLSDRVSYLNARNTLLALLHYKVVPIVNENDVVAVEELEESRIGENDTLAALTANLIDADLLAILMTREGLYTADPKLDDRATLVGRVDRIDETIEGYAGGSEGGGTGGMVTKLKAARLATAGGADVVLASGNEPDVLLRLAHGEHIGTFFPATSDRLESRKRWILSGLAVRGSLVVDEGAAQALRERNTSLLPAGVREVCGEFARGDTVQILTADGRQVACGITNYDSRDAEAIRGLKSSKIAEVLGHDYGTELVHRDNLVLV
- a CDS encoding lysylphosphatidylglycerol synthase transmembrane domain-containing protein — translated: MTFDKLRGRLLLSLILGALVFVGLSAYADFSAVMESFGEFRWEYLPAVLALTSANYALRFLKWQYYLRTIGISGFSRQESALTYLSGLGMVVTPGKVGEWLKCYLLRELHGTPFSRSAPIVMAERLTDMLALVVLGSAGLLVFGDSWPVFLIVILGCGALVLVARNQPLAHWFLQRLEALPLIGRFARQAEQFYDSSYALLAPWPLVSMTLLSVVSWGFEVLGFFLVLQGLGLETSLSVLLKASFIMPAATLASALLLTPGGLGVAEAGITGLSVRLLDMTEAGAAVGTLIIRFGTLWFGVIVGLIALALVARRLPGRGLRSRLGSDEDEDAGEAAGSLSVEEGAPAS
- a CDS encoding ABC transporter substrate-binding protein; amino-acid sequence: MLAASSAGTLAAAITAACGPPPGAATPSPVPGLLSLPEDSTARARPGGALKSAALADVPSFDPHSAQSTAVHTQVAAYTYPRLLKFATARHPDLARGDVEGDLAESFEFSADKLQLTFRLRQGLRWDLKPPVNGRVIDAQDVVASWNRFLKLSPYRGDIAYDAAAAPAAPVESLTSPDSRTVVVKLKQPDAGITALFASDRLFYVLPREADAGFDPRYELRGYGPYRLGENRAATFRSWVRNPDYHVKGRPFIDSIELPIFGGYAARLAQFKAGNIWTHVASQGDIVSVKKELPALLLRKAEHYATNPSSLAFGYADNSPWKDERLRQAVSMLLDRETMIDVQTRRGHFWAEGLPFDVRYHTAVGAGWEGYWLDPRSDTFGPNGQYYRFSPDEAKKLIAAAGFENGLDSVLHYSGGLQYGASYARTAELVSGMLAAGGIRVRLEAHDYASDWLPNYHYAYAAGRNGGRAGKGFSGIAYRAAASYPHAAHQLFAQMHRDGAHFEGMTPDGRNPEAGDPQVNAALVTLRREFELRRQQELAQDFARLMAKLAYVIPNVPYAALGFTLTWPALANLGAYHGWPAGSAITEANLHLWIDTSKPPLGPG
- a CDS encoding glutamate-5-semialdehyde dehydrogenase yields the protein MSKLLDQAEAAKKAARKLAGLSTDVKNRALLGIAEALVARQDEILAANAQDIERARDAGLADAPLNRLKLTPEKIASIAADVRTVAALPDPVGEIIDGRTLPNGLQVSRRRVPLGVIAAIYESRPNVTIDIASLCLKSGNACILRGGSEAIRSNTVLSRIAVEAETAAGVPEGALQFIESTERALVGELLALRRYIDLVVPRGGEELIRYVAENASMPVLTGGVGVCHTYVDRAADLQKALDVAVNAKTRNWSICNAMDTLLVHREVAAEYLPRLAERYAVAGVELRCDERAMAALARAGNGVHAVAASEDDFGREFLAPVAAVKVVDSLDEAIEHIAAYGTGHSDAIVTEDYEAGRRFMDEVDTAVVYWNASTQFTDGAQFGLGAEIIDSTQKTIARGPVGLREITTYKWYVLGNGQTRP
- the dapB gene encoding 4-hydroxy-tetrahydrodipicolinate reductase, which produces MPPIRVLVSGSGHMGREVLQAVAAAEDLEPVGVLEKFSKEEFHSLPGGSDLIPMGHEPEPLIGRCRPDVVIDFTNAEWTPRVAKAALAAGARLVIGTTGLSEAFLRELERECRARKLGAFVAPNFAIGAVLMMHMAAIASRYFDWAEITEMHQERKVDAPSGTAVTTARMMAQARGKSFQHNEPEKQTLPGSRGATYEGIAIHSVRLPGLVAHQEVVFGGLGQTLTIRHDSTGRESFIPGVLLATREVMKRQELVVGLENLIGL
- a CDS encoding cation diffusion facilitator family transporter: MMSRLRLPVPSDLASRAAVVSFLANSGLMALKLAAGIITGSVAVLSDGIDSAQDVIASAIAFLSVRFAMRPPDLSHPYGHGRAETLAAMIQSLLIGLGGVYITYRAITRIADPPASIGVDLGVGAMVITALVNLVVVRYVSYAARVTGSPAIESDARHLWTNVVQAAAILAGLGLVRLTGEVLFDPLTALGLALYLFWTAGHILWESLHDVMDVSLAEEDVRFVEDAIMRHSDRIAGYHRLRTRRSGQRPYIDVHIIQPANMTVAEAHAIADSIEAEICARWPDACVTIQTEPADGRFLGPMQSPESRGREGEVPRIGRRRAS